In the Eptesicus fuscus isolate TK198812 chromosome 12, DD_ASM_mEF_20220401, whole genome shotgun sequence genome, one interval contains:
- the RASSF2 gene encoding ras association domain-containing protein 2: MDYSHQTSLVPCGKDKYISKNELLLHLKTYNLYYEGQNLQLRHREEEDEFIVEGLLNISWGLRRPIRLQMQDDNERIRPPPSSSSWHSGCNLGAQGTVLKPITMPDIQITEVDAPAESDQMSSPTDSRDLKPVQEDTPQLMRTRSDVGVRRRGNVRTTSDQRRIRRHRFSINGHFYNHKTSVFTPAYGSVTNVRINSTMTTPQVLKLLLNKFKIENSAEEFALYVVHTSGEKQKLKNTDYPLIARILQGPCEQVSKVFLMEKDQVEEVTYDVAQYIKFEMPVLKSFIQKLQEEEDREVKKLMRKYTVLRLMIRQRLEEIAETPETI; the protein is encoded by the exons atggACTACAGTCACCAAACTTCCCTCGTCCCATGTGGAAAAGATAAATACATTTCCAA GAATGAGCTTCTCCTGCATCTGAAGACCTACAACCTGTACTATGAAGGCCAGAATTTGCAGCTCCGACACCGTGag GAAGAAGATGAGTTCATCGTGGAGGGGCTGCTGAACATCTCCTGGGGGCTGCGCCGGCCCATCCGTCTGCAGATGCAGGATGACAACGAGCGCAttcgcccccctccctcctcttcctcctggcaCTCTGGCTGTAACTTGGGGGCTCAGGG CACCGTCCTGAAGCCCATCACCATGCCCGACATTCAGATCACAGAGGTGGATGCTCCGGCTGAGAGTGACCAGATGTCAAGCCCCACAG acTCCAGGGACCTGAAGCCCGTGCAGGAAGACACCCCGCAGCTGATGCGCACACGCAGTGATGTTGGGGTGCGTCGCCGCGGCAATGTGAGGACAACCAGCGACCAGCGGCGAATCAGACGCCACCGCTTCTCCATTAATGGCCATTTCTACAACCACAAG ACGTCGGTGTTCACCCCGGCCTATGGCTCCGTCACCAACGTCCGCATCAACAGCACCATGACCACCCCGCAGGTCCTGAAGCTGCTGCTCAACAAATTTAAG ATTGAGAATTCGGCGGAGGAGTTTGCTTTGTACGTGGTCCATACCAGCGGTG AAAAACAGAAGCTGAAGAACACCGATTACCCGCTGATTGCCCGGATCCTCCAGGGCCCGTGTGAGCAGGTCTCCAAAGTGTTCCTTATGGAGAAGGATCAGGTGGAGGAAGTCACCTATGAT GTGGCCCAGTACATAAAGTTCGAGATGCCTGTCCTTAAAAGCTTCATTCAGAAGCTCCAAGAGGAGGAAGATCGGGAAGTAAAGAAGCTGATGCGCAA GTACACCGTGCTCCGGCTAATGATTCGGCAGAGGCTGGAGGAGATAGCTGAGACCCCAGAAACAATCTGA